Proteins co-encoded in one Thermoanaerobacterales bacterium genomic window:
- a CDS encoding DUF1614 domain-containing protein, with product MGCVFPLIALFLLAPLLLALFYFQVVTFSFTKLGVSPEGAFLLMLAVLLGSMVNIPVWRQRTQVYYHDEQPYLPFFYYRPPVCRERVIAVNIGGAVIPTLFGLYLFGRAPFIPTVLATLIVALVARSLARPVPGIGITMPAFIPPIVAALAALLLAPQNAAPVAFIAGTWGTLIGADLLNIPRFHSLGANVLSIGGAGVFDGIFLVGIVAAFLA from the coding sequence TTGGGATGCGTTTTTCCGCTTATCGCTCTGTTCCTCCTGGCGCCGCTGCTGCTGGCCCTGTTCTACTTCCAGGTCGTCACCTTTTCCTTCACCAAGCTGGGGGTCTCCCCCGAGGGCGCCTTCCTGCTGATGCTGGCGGTGCTGCTGGGCAGCATGGTGAACATCCCCGTCTGGCGCCAGCGCACCCAAGTCTACTATCACGATGAGCAGCCCTATCTGCCGTTCTTCTACTACCGTCCCCCGGTCTGCCGTGAGCGGGTGATCGCCGTCAATATCGGCGGGGCGGTGATCCCCACTCTCTTCGGGCTCTACCTGTTCGGCCGCGCCCCGTTCATCCCCACCGTCCTCGCCACCCTGATCGTAGCCCTGGTCGCCCGCAGCCTGGCCCGTCCCGTGCCGGGGATCGGGATCACCATGCCGGCCTTCATCCCCCCCATCGTCGCCGCTCTGGCCGCCCTGCTGCTGGCGCCCCAAAACGCCGCCCCGGTGGCCTTCATCGCCGGCACCTGGGGCACCCTGATCGGCGCCGACCTGCTTAACATCCCGCGCTTTCACTCCCTGGGCGCCAACGTCCTGAGCATCGGCGGCGCCGGCGTGTTCGACGGGATCTTCCTGGTGGGCATCGTCGCCGCCTTTCTGGCCTGA
- a CDS encoding phosphatase PAP2 family protein: MWSVLRATDNRVFWFCHKGLRCRLLDRLLPLLTHLGSAGATIAVTLATLFAGLLSGREAVWRAGISVAIALAASHLVVHVVKHRVNRPRPRFVLHGTRFFDVPTCPYSFPSGHTNAAFVVAMAIYPHLPLIGLPLLILAAVIGFSRVYLGVHYASDVAGGGLIGVTFGLLAGWVGW; this comes from the coding sequence ATGTGGTCTGTTCTGCGTGCGACTGATAACCGGGTGTTCTGGTTCTGTCACAAGGGTTTGCGGTGCCGGCTGCTTGACCGCTTGCTGCCGCTTCTGACCCATCTGGGGAGCGCCGGGGCGACGATCGCCGTCACCCTGGCGACCCTGTTTGCAGGGCTCCTGTCCGGGCGGGAGGCGGTCTGGCGCGCCGGGATTTCGGTGGCGATCGCGCTTGCGGCCAGCCACCTGGTGGTACACGTTGTGAAGCACCGGGTCAACCGGCCGCGCCCGCGTTTCGTGTTGCATGGCACCCGCTTCTTCGACGTGCCGACCTGTCCCTATTCTTTCCCGTCCGGGCACACCAACGCCGCCTTCGTTGTAGCGATGGCCATATATCCCCACCTGCCGCTCATCGGTCTGCCGCTGCTGATCCTGGCCGCCGTGATCGGTTTCTCCCGCGTCTACCTGGGCGTCCATTACGCCTCCGACGTGGCGGGCGGGGGACTGATCGGGGTCACCTTCGGCCTGCTCGCCGGCTGGGTGGGGTGGTGA
- a CDS encoding S-layer homology domain-containing protein translates to MRLRQRITILLCTVILILSLAAVPALAGITVQLNFDGNGIVYEGTPITIRATVYDENGILITNPAVEWSLDPAAGILSAVYGEAVTFTPARPAGLDRWDSVVTVTRAAYGGATAELPLTIYPGEAKDDPLARAKVYLRGQQSASGYWTGPWGDWAAIALAIAGEDLDADQWLKGERGHLDAVRDAVYAWDVNNVLTTTVARTLLTVATARKTGANVNPRDFGGQNLIDLLQGRQDPETGHFGNAQETTYINAHVWSILALSAAGVQIPDTDQAEDWLRHCQNSDGSWGYDTVYVTSDPDMTAAALRALHALGVGRTDSAVATGLDFLKGFQKPSGGFAALAYDEYWRPIGPATTACADTTAEVLMALNDLAINPREWAVGVNNPVDYLSGLQLADGSFAFQEGSQLTNTKSTSASLMALAYTNTLFPGGGGGNPGGPGSGGNDDSITVTAGVRGLDGATMYAPRPVELGPGEQTPLGALEALGAHVTTGFGGGYVVAIDGLAEKDYGPSSGWIYVVNGDVPSAAADNCPLEDGDDVLWRYVRSLAETGEFAPEELLGPSLPPALADGVAALEQVLSSSPAAAEGTGTTVLPGEPLAGDAAAALARALAANRVDLAQEVTGEVDTLVGDEFLEAAVRIPAGGLDRTVSITVRERDPGAEQTPAPLGRTFASGVYDFGPDGQTFRQPATVYVRCLPAEGRSPADLTLAWFDPQAKAWRLLPAAYDPASGLLAGRTTHFTRFAALTPAGPRPAFTDLDPDGEAWYAGAVTDLAARGVISADEGPAFNAQNPVTRATFTGWLARGLALLPGPDPSFTDLGAGHAYRAEIGAAARDGLVRGLPDGFFGPERSLTRQELAAVLVRAAMRRHEIKDLPPGEVPALLASFADGAQVADWARTAVATAVREGLLAGMPDGRLNPLDPVTRAEAAAFVQRLMEHERTVRDAA, encoded by the coding sequence ATGAGGCTCCGCCAAAGGATAACCATACTCCTTTGTACCGTCATCCTGATCCTGAGCCTGGCGGCCGTACCGGCCCTGGCCGGAATCACGGTCCAGCTGAACTTCGACGGTAACGGCATCGTCTACGAGGGAACGCCCATCACCATTAGGGCGACAGTTTATGACGAGAACGGCATATTGATTACCAACCCGGCGGTGGAGTGGTCGCTGGATCCCGCCGCCGGTATCCTGAGCGCAGTATACGGCGAGGCGGTCACTTTCACCCCCGCCCGGCCGGCCGGCCTGGACCGCTGGGACAGCGTAGTCACGGTGACCCGTGCCGCTTACGGCGGGGCGACGGCGGAACTGCCGCTGACCATCTACCCCGGGGAAGCCAAAGACGACCCCCTGGCGCGGGCGAAGGTCTACCTGCGAGGGCAGCAGAGCGCTTCCGGGTACTGGACCGGCCCTTGGGGAGACTGGGCGGCCATCGCCCTTGCCATCGCCGGGGAAGACCTTGACGCCGATCAATGGCTGAAAGGCGAACGGGGACACCTCGACGCTGTACGGGATGCCGTCTACGCCTGGGATGTGAACAATGTACTAACCACGACCGTTGCCCGCACCCTGCTGACGGTAGCCACGGCCAGGAAGACCGGCGCTAATGTAAACCCGCGGGACTTCGGCGGGCAAAACCTGATCGATTTGCTCCAGGGGCGCCAAGATCCGGAGACCGGACATTTCGGCAATGCTCAAGAAACCACCTATATCAACGCCCACGTCTGGAGCATCTTGGCCCTGTCTGCTGCCGGGGTTCAGATCCCTGATACTGACCAGGCAGAAGACTGGCTTAGGCACTGCCAGAATAGCGATGGCAGTTGGGGTTATGACACCGTGTACGTTACCAGTGACCCGGACATGACCGCTGCCGCTCTTCGTGCGTTGCATGCACTTGGTGTAGGCAGGACTGATTCCGCCGTTGCCACGGGGCTGGACTTCCTAAAGGGTTTTCAAAAACCTTCGGGTGGATTTGCCGCACTGGCCTATGACGAGTATTGGCGTCCCATTGGACCAGCCACCACCGCCTGCGCCGACACCACAGCCGAAGTGCTAATGGCTCTGAACGATTTGGCGATCAATCCCCGGGAATGGGCCGTGGGTGTAAACAACCCCGTTGATTATCTATCTGGGCTCCAACTCGCCGACGGTTCATTTGCGTTCCAGGAAGGCAGTCAACTAACTAATACCAAATCGACCAGCGCGTCGCTCATGGCGTTGGCTTATACAAATACCCTTTTCCCCGGTGGCGGCGGGGGCAATCCGGGGGGTCCCGGAAGTGGGGGGAACGATGATAGCATCACCGTCACCGCCGGGGTGCGGGGACTGGACGGGGCGACAATGTATGCCCCGCGGCCGGTGGAGCTGGGACCCGGCGAGCAGACCCCGCTCGGCGCCCTGGAAGCGCTCGGCGCCCACGTTACAACCGGTTTCGGCGGGGGCTATGTGGTCGCCATCGACGGCCTGGCCGAGAAGGACTACGGCCCATCCAGCGGCTGGATCTACGTCGTCAACGGCGACGTGCCTTCGGCGGCGGCCGACAACTGCCCCCTCGAAGACGGGGACGACGTGTTATGGCGCTACGTCCGTTCCCTGGCCGAAACCGGTGAGTTTGCGCCGGAGGAGCTCCTTGGACCATCGCTTCCCCCGGCGCTGGCGGACGGGGTGGCCGCCCTGGAGCAGGTCCTCTCGTCATCCCCCGCCGCCGCGGAAGGCACCGGCACGACCGTGCTACCGGGTGAGCCGCTGGCCGGCGACGCGGCCGCGGCACTGGCGCGCGCCCTGGCCGCCAACCGCGTCGACCTGGCGCAAGAGGTTACCGGGGAAGTGGATACCCTGGTCGGCGACGAATTCCTGGAGGCCGCGGTGCGGATCCCGGCCGGCGGCCTGGACCGGACCGTGAGCATTACCGTGCGCGAGCGGGATCCCGGGGCGGAGCAAACCCCGGCCCCCCTGGGGCGGACCTTCGCCTCCGGCGTCTACGACTTCGGCCCGGACGGGCAGACCTTCCGGCAGCCGGCGACGGTCTACGTGCGTTGTCTCCCGGCGGAGGGGCGGTCACCCGCCGACCTGACCCTGGCCTGGTTCGACCCGCAGGCCAAGGCCTGGCGCCTGCTGCCGGCGGCCTACGACCCGGCGAGCGGCCTTCTGGCCGGACGCACGACCCACTTCACCCGCTTCGCGGCGCTGACCCCGGCCGGCCCGCGCCCGGCCTTTACCGATCTCGACCCGGACGGGGAAGCGTGGTACGCCGGGGCCGTAACGGACCTCGCCGCGCGGGGGGTCATCAGCGCCGACGAGGGCCCGGCCTTCAACGCGCAGAATCCGGTCACCCGGGCGACCTTTACCGGCTGGCTGGCCCGGGGACTGGCGCTTCTACCGGGGCCCGACCCGTCCTTCACCGATCTCGGGGCGGGCCATGCCTACCGGGCCGAAATCGGTGCCGCGGCACGGGACGGCCTGGTCCGCGGCCTGCCGGACGGCTTCTTCGGCCCGGAGAGATCGCTGACCCGCCAGGAGCTGGCCGCGGTCCTGGTACGCGCCGCCATGCGCCGGCACGAAATCAAGGATCTCCCGCCCGGCGAAGTCCCGGCGCTGCTCGCCTCCTTCGCCGACGGCGCACAGGTGGCGGACTGGGCGCGCACGGCGGTGGCCACCGCGGTACGCGAAGGACTGCTGGCCGGTATGCCCGACGGGCGCCTGAATCCCCTCGACCCGGTCACCCGCGCGGAGGCGGCGGCCTTCGTGCAGCGCCTGATGGAACATGAAAGGACGGTACGCGATGCGGCGTAA